From the genome of Triticum aestivum cultivar Chinese Spring chromosome 3B, IWGSC CS RefSeq v2.1, whole genome shotgun sequence, one region includes:
- the LOC123072813 gene encoding uncharacterized protein: MEFVDPGGDDMATGFTELLHRRDSQMEGMLASIAANLDLEPISRSEVVNGTTSDPFGGDTQAAEVPKFGQDETNPSSWQSAGGWKRRFHAEMDGHTHIAMEWKDQSPRPDCSMLPSFLTDPSPRTPWWRIAPATTAPRGLGSRGTAFQWPWARLRSKGSRCRRRHTSARGPVPGAASPSGCRPELGSASPSSTCVTANIQEPSRLTWPSSPASSLRRWWNRLCSTLMPWAEASPTSGKLLMLGDTNNNNNTRLEPPSIEDGPGAFSFKPLDIKSSQYSAEGKKGSLPNSQHPLAPSRDVPVKTNQHSDDDSRRQSAVQQPSRS; this comes from the exons ATGGAGTTCGTCGATCCTGGTGGGGATGATATGGCAACAGGATTCACCGAGCTGCTCCACCGTCGTGACTCGCAAATGGAAGGCATGCTGGCATCAATCGCCGCCAATCTGGATTTGGAGCCAATCTCCAG ATCCGAAGTTGTCAACGGTACCACTTCCGATCCGTTTGGGGGTGACACGCAAGCGGCCGAGGTACCCAAGTTCGGACAGGACGAGACGAATCCTTCGTCATGGCAGTCAGCTGGAGGTTGGAAACGCAG GTTCCATGCTGAGATGGACGGCCACACCCACATAGCCATGGAGTGGAAGGACCAGAGCCCAAGGCCAGATTGCAGCATGCTGCCGAGCTTCCTCACCGACCCGTCCCCGCGGACCCCCTGGTGGAGGATTGCGCCGGCAACGACGGCTCCGAGGGGGCTGGGTTCGAGAGGCACGGCCTTTCAATGGCCGTGGGCTCGCCTCAGGAGTAAGGGAAGCCGATGTCGGCGACGCCACACTTCGGCCAGAGGTCCAGTTCCAGGAGCAGCCTCTCCGAGCGGATGCAGGCCAGAGCTGGGTTCAGCGTCGCCAAGCTCAACATGCGTGACAGCGAATATTCAGGAGCCCAGTCGCCTTACCTGGCCATCCAGCCCGGCCTCATCCCTGCGTCGCTGGTGGAATCGCCTGTGTTCCACTCTAATGCCATG GGCAGAGGCCTCGCCAACATCGGGGAAGTTACTCATGCTTGGTGACACCAATAACAACAATAATACTAGGCTTGAACCTCCCTCAATTGAAGATGGTCCCGGTGCATTTTCTTTCAAGCCTTTGGACATAAAATCATCACAGTACAGCGCTGAAGGGAAGAAG GGATCTCTACCCAACAGTCAGCACCCATTAGCACCAAGCAGAGATGTTCCTGTCAAGACAAACCAACACTCAGACGACGACTCGAGGCGCCAGTCCGCAGTTCAACAACCGTCTCGCAGCTGA